The genomic stretch CCTGCAGATGCAGATATTTAGTCATTAATATATAAGTAGGAATCAATCCTCCAGAAAACAACATTGTAAAAATAATAAAGAAAGTTACAGGTTTTTTGTACTTATAACTGGATCTGGATAAGGGATAAGCCATTAAGGTCATAACAACCATACTGAAAGCTGTGGCAACCAGGGAATAAAAAATTGTTACCTTGTAGGAATTCAGCAACTGTCCCGGACTTTTCATGACATATTTATAAGCTTCCAAGGAAAACTTATGGGGAATCAATTTATACCCTTCTGTTATAAGTGTCTGTTCATCCGTTATGGATGATGAAATAATTAATATAAACGGTATTATAAAACCCAGTGAAAATATCAGGAAAAATATATTTACCGGTAAATTCGCTCTTTTGCTTTTCACGTTTGCCTCCTCTAAAACAATGAATTTTCAGGTGATATCTTCTTAACTATTTTGTTGGTAGCTACTACCATTACAAACCCCACAAAGGATTGGAACAAACCTACTGCCGTTGTTATTCCGATATCATCACCGGTCTGCAGCCCACGGTAAATATAAGTATCAATAATATCAGTGGTAGGATATAATAGTCCCACATTACGGGGTATATTATAAAAGAGACCAAAATCACCTTTGATAATGCCGCCGACATTTAAGATGGTCAGCACCGTCATAAGGGGAATCAGAGATGGGATGGTAATATAACATATCTGTTTCCATTTGCTTGCTCCGTCAATGGAGGCTGCTTCAAAAAGCTGTTCATCAATTCCCATTAATGCCGCATAATACATAATGCAGCTGAGGCCCACACTTTTCCATACATGAACCACCGGCAATATAACCACCCAGTATTTCGGTTCCAGATACCAGTTGATGCCCTCCATGCCAAAGAATTTTATAATCTGGTTCAATATTCCCATATTGGGTTCCAGTAAGATATAAGTAATATAACCTACAATGACCCAGGACAGGAAATGTGGTAGTATCATGGTAGTCTGGTAAAATTTCAGGAACAGCCTGTTCTTCACTTCATAGAGAAGTATGGCAATCGCTACTGCACAGACAATTCCAAGTATTATGAATACCAGACCGTAACCTACGGTATTTCTTGCTATCCTGAATGCATCCTGTGAAGTAAAGAAAAATTTGAAATTGCGAAGTCCTACCCATTCACTGCCGAAGATACCTAAGTTGTTTCGATAGTCTTTAAATGCAATAATAACTCCAAGCATTGGTATGTAACTGAAAACCAGAAAGAAGATAATGCCGGGCACCAACATCATCGACAGCTCAAAATTATCTCTAAACACTCCCCATTTGCTCTTCTTTTTTATTGTTAAATTTACTTGTTCCCTTTTTAATTTCGACATAAACACCAGTACCCTT from Anaerocolumna sp. AGMB13020 encodes the following:
- a CDS encoding ABC transporter permease → MSKLKREQVNLTIKKKSKWGVFRDNFELSMMLVPGIIFFLVFSYIPMLGVIIAFKDYRNNLGIFGSEWVGLRNFKFFFTSQDAFRIARNTVGYGLVFIILGIVCAVAIAILLYEVKNRLFLKFYQTTMILPHFLSWVIVGYITYILLEPNMGILNQIIKFFGMEGINWYLEPKYWVVILPVVHVWKSVGLSCIMYYAALMGIDEQLFEAASIDGASKWKQICYITIPSLIPLMTVLTILNVGGIIKGDFGLFYNIPRNVGLLYPTTDIIDTYIYRGLQTGDDIGITTAVGLFQSFVGFVMVVATNKIVKKISPENSLF